In Acidobacteriota bacterium, a genomic segment contains:
- a CDS encoding ATP-binding protein has protein sequence MSNGAARKVARCDCMAANRAERLLAAAHIPARYEHCELENFDTTGSRSGLSAALLDARRFVEEYPVHRAGLLFVGDIGVGKTHLAVGVLKLLMREKSIPCLFYDYRELLKDIQNSFNPSVHETEMDVLRPVFDTEVLIIDELGAVKPTDWKWDTISDIINRRYNAQRTTIFTTNFPDLPESGSSGSTDLRSLDSRSRAAAERANRKETLGDRITERMRSRLHEMCKLVELHGDDFRVKVKSASFR, from the coding sequence GTGAGCAACGGCGCCGCGCGCAAGGTGGCACGCTGTGACTGCATGGCGGCCAACCGCGCCGAGCGCCTGCTCGCTGCCGCGCACATCCCGGCGCGTTACGAGCATTGCGAGCTGGAGAATTTCGATACCACCGGCAGCCGCTCCGGCCTGTCCGCAGCACTCTTGGACGCGCGGCGGTTCGTCGAAGAATATCCGGTGCACCGCGCCGGGCTGCTGTTCGTCGGCGATATCGGTGTGGGCAAGACGCATCTTGCAGTCGGCGTGCTGAAATTGTTGATGCGGGAGAAGAGTATCCCGTGTCTGTTCTACGACTACCGCGAGCTGCTCAAGGACATCCAGAACTCGTTCAATCCGTCGGTACACGAGACCGAGATGGACGTGCTGCGTCCCGTCTTCGATACCGAAGTGCTGATCATCGATGAACTGGGCGCGGTGAAGCCCACCGACTGGAAGTGGGACACCATCTCCGACATCATCAACCGCCGCTACAACGCGCAGCGCACCACCATCTTCACCACTAACTTCCCGGACTTGCCCGAGAGCGGCAGCTCCGGCTCGACCGACCTGCGCAGCTTAGATTCGAGAAGCCGGGCCGCCGCCGAGCGCGCCAACCGCAAAGAGACCTTGGGCGACCGCATCACCGAGCGCATGCGCTCGCGCCTGCACGAGATGTGCAAGCTGGTCGAGCTGCATGGCGATGACTTCCGCGTGAAGGTCAAGAGCGCCAGCTTTCGTTAG
- a CDS encoding excinuclease ABC subunit C produces MNNGLVGPIHIDFAPENDVAIFESLPVKPAVFTLRGEPGSEPYVTKSANLKRRLLRLLGAPEERTKRLNLRERVRSIDYTLTGSDFESRWVLYQTLRREFPKDYADRLKLRPAPLVKLNLDNEYPRAYVTRRITNLRGKSQYYGPFQSRATAEKFLADSLDLFKMRRCDFDLHPDPEFPGCIYSEMKMCLAPCFKGCTDAEYSDEVARVRKYLDTAGDSLTREFEAEREKASAELAFEQAAALHTKLEKVHAAAQQRPEIARRLDQLRALIVQPAAEAGCVAFFLLEAGRLAGPTPFTVQDQGEGKHLSMESRIVEALAGADHPAPGPPSELVEHIALLKRWVFRTQRIGEIFLANENGELPMRRIVRGVSRVFRGEKEGAWSAPAGQLQIEPKLEEPLK; encoded by the coding sequence GTGAATAATGGCCTCGTGGGACCCATCCACATCGACTTCGCGCCCGAGAACGACGTGGCGATCTTCGAATCGCTGCCGGTGAAGCCTGCCGTCTTCACGCTGCGCGGCGAGCCGGGCAGCGAGCCCTATGTAACGAAATCCGCCAATCTGAAGCGGCGGCTGCTGCGCCTGCTGGGCGCGCCCGAGGAGCGGACGAAACGCCTCAACCTGCGCGAGCGTGTCCGCTCCATCGACTACACGCTGACTGGGTCTGACTTCGAATCGCGCTGGGTGCTTTATCAAACGTTGCGCCGCGAGTTTCCCAAGGACTATGCCGACCGGCTGAAGCTGCGCCCTGCGCCCTTGGTCAAGCTCAACCTCGATAACGAGTATCCGCGGGCTTATGTCACACGGAGAATCACAAACCTGCGGGGCAAGTCGCAGTATTACGGTCCGTTCCAGTCGCGCGCCACGGCGGAGAAGTTCCTCGCCGATTCGCTCGACCTGTTCAAGATGCGGCGCTGCGACTTCGATCTGCACCCCGATCCCGAGTTCCCGGGCTGCATTTATTCCGAGATGAAGATGTGCCTGGCGCCGTGCTTCAAAGGCTGCACCGACGCGGAATATTCCGACGAGGTCGCGCGCGTCCGAAAATATCTCGACACCGCGGGCGATTCCCTCACGCGCGAGTTCGAAGCCGAGCGCGAGAAGGCGAGCGCCGAGCTCGCCTTCGAGCAGGCAGCGGCACTGCACACCAAGCTCGAGAAGGTGCATGCCGCGGCGCAGCAGCGTCCCGAGATCGCGCGGCGCCTCGACCAGCTACGCGCGCTCATCGTGCAGCCGGCTGCCGAAGCGGGCTGCGTGGCCTTCTTCCTGCTCGAAGCCGGACGCCTCGCCGGGCCCACACCGTTCACCGTGCAGGACCAGGGCGAGGGCAAGCATCTTTCGATGGAGTCGCGGATCGTCGAAGCCTTGGCCGGTGCCGACCATCCGGCTCCAGGTCCGCCCAGCGAGCTGGTCGAGCACATCGCGCTGCTCAAGCGCTGGGTCTTTCGCACGCAGCGCATCGGCGAGATCTTTCTCGCCAACGAGAATGGCGAACTGCCCATGCGGCGCATCGTCCGCGGAGTCTCGCGCGT